A window of Mytilus edulis chromosome 10, xbMytEdul2.2, whole genome shotgun sequence contains these coding sequences:
- the LOC139492484 gene encoding neurogenic locus Notch protein-like — translation MFIDLNAKYIFTLVILRCVFSNAEGPLCLECDRVAKPSDCRNVKRCGDQELCSIRKYIDTDSHEWFEVGCSSTQKCFPITSVIGKRLDSYTTPIKYGLTTMSTKPPRSLRSTGETIVCEKCCTGDICNAGSLCHTVGFQHEMVCFNCSWASTADGCHTIELCAQDEMCFIQKLNAVDYGYNAWKTGCQHKEVCQKMQLSQGNTCQESCCSSDLCNSQCISNGNGSKCVDKSPTCRNSAFQAFACPDKELQKSCMKSCGLCHCDPNPCAHGTCKSSLQGYSCSCHHDYTGSICDKKIPERHIWKWSDCSIDRTGIVIDNFDVYPKPIKIPGNISVTLNSSISRRLPADSHYRLNVTIDKKLLNHWHAVPCSKRVGTCVYDDVCEMMTEYFKNHTCPKIVTDHGLTCSCPVNGISYFINSFTTQLNSIPSSWYFLAAGDFRVRVELLHGGYMIGCLNVEWTITVPCHGFLCG, via the exons ATGTTTATTGATTTAAACGCAAAAT atatttttacACTGGTCATTCTTCGTTGTGTTTTTTCAAACG cTGAAGGACCATTGTGTTTAGAATGCGACCGTGTAGCCAAGCCTTCGGACTGTAGAAATGTAAAGCGATGTGGAGACCAAGAG TTATGTAGTATTCGGAAATACATTGATACCGATAGCCATGAGTGGTTTGAAGTCGGGTGTAGTAGTACTCAG AAATGTTTTCCGATTACATCGGTAATTGGAAAAAGACTGGATTCGTATACAACCCCGATCAAGTATGGCCTTACAACAATGTCAACGAAACCACCAAGGTCTCTCAGATCAACAGGGGAAACTATAGTATGTGAGAAGTGTTGTACTGGTGATATCTGTAACGCTGGTTCACTATGTCACACTGTGG gATTTCAACATGAAATGGTATGTTTCAACTGTTCCTGGGCGAGCACTGCAGATGGATGTCACACTATTGAATTATGTGCTCAAGACGAA ATGTGTTTTATTCAGAAGTTAAATGCTGTTGATTACGGCTACAATGCATGGAAAACTGGCTGTCAACACAAAGAAGTG TGCCAGAAAATGCAACTTAGTCAAGGAAATACCTGTCAGGAATCCTGCTGTAGTTCGGACTTGTGTAACTCTCAGTGCATCAGTAACGGTAACG GGTCTAAATGTGTGGACAAGTCACCGACGTGTAGAAACAGTGCCTTTCAAGCGTTTGCATGTCCAGATAAGGAACTTCAAAAGTCGTGCATGAAGTCTTGTGGATTGTGCC aCTGTGACCCGAACCCTTGTGCCCATGGGACTTGTAAAAGCAGTTTACAGGGATACAGTTGTTCTTGTCATCATGATTATACTGGATCAATATGTGACAAAA AAATTCCTGAAAGACATATTTGGAAGTGGAGCGACTGCT CGATTGATCGGACTGGAATCGTAATAGATAATTTCGATGTGTATCCAAAGCCTATAAAAATACCAGGAAATATCTCAGTAACACTGAATAGTAGTATTTCTCGCAGGCTTCCAGCTGATTCTCATTACAGACTAAACGTCACAATTGATAAGAAACTTTTAAACCACTGGCATGCGGTTCCGTGTTCAAAAAGAGTCGGGACATG tGTGTATGACGACGTGTGTGAAATGATGAcagaatatttcaaaaatcacaCCTGTCCTAAAATAGTAACGGACCATGGTCTTACATGCAGTTGTCCAGTTAATGGTATCTCAtattttataaacagttttacTACACAACTAAATTCTATACCATCTTCATGGTATTTCTTAGCTGCA